A window of the Narcine bancroftii isolate sNarBan1 chromosome 4, sNarBan1.hap1, whole genome shotgun sequence genome harbors these coding sequences:
- the LOC138761245 gene encoding protein PML-like isoform X1, producing the protein MIASQTGGLRLVVMATEPGTSLMEYFHCGLCNSPLTSPKLLQCLHTFCASCLEREFKENEITCPICEMVTMEGFSSLQDNIFLSNLQNSLRKRQHIFANMELFCALCEGTTSAEFLCLECDKMLCNKCFHVHQMLMPDHKKKEHALSTLRKLNSDEFLKIVRRSKDLFCSIHDDQKINLYCSVCSKWLCVLCTILEHKEHNCITIQKHIAFQKSELQNTLAAIHTNQENFLGLQNKLEQLEDTANREKFKVEDLIKARVTAALHMVKEEESRLLRELEDLHHSKTQKIQESLTKTANVIKRMNVSSDVVSQLLRYATDQEILKLQALIKSGLDKLGDEKPTHMHMEYTVIDFQQSCVFPEKLLGRLKITKLKSESTSDGQSTSSSIAACDNKDVIETSKCDFNKRKCSIAEEAQTSKKQCLNKEPNTNAKEVSNASQSTSPYTESITILTESDSEEQSTVVELIQIDPEDSN; encoded by the exons atgattgcttctcagactggagggctgcgactagtg gtcatggccactgAGCCGGGAACAAGTCTAATGGAATATTTTCATTGCGGACTCTGCAACAGTCCATTGACCAGTCCGAAGCTCCTCCAGTGTCTTCATACCTTCTGTGCAAGTTGCTTGGAGCGTGAGTTCAAAGAAAATGAGATCACGTGTCCCATCTGCGAAATGGTGACCATGGAAGGTTTCTCTTCCCTGCAGgacaatatatttttgtcaaatTTGCAAAACAGCTTGAGAAAGAGGCAGCACATCTTTGCAAATATGGAACTGTTCTGTGCCTTGTGTGAGGGAACCACTTCTGCAGAGTTCCTGTGTCTGGAGTGTGACAAGATGCTGTGTAACAAGTGCTTCCACGTGCATCAGATGCTCATGCCAGATCACAAGAAGAAAGAGCACGCCTTGAGCACTTTGAGGAAGTTGAATTCAGATGAATTCTTGAAGATTGTGAGAAGATCGAAAGACCTCTTCTGCAGCATACATGATGATCAAAAAATTAA TCTATACTGCAGTGTTTGCTCGAAGTGGCTCTGTGTACTGTGTACGATTCTGGAACACAAGGAGCACAACTGCATTACCATACAAAAGCATATTGCCTTCCAGAAGAGTGAGCTGCAGAATACACTGGCTGCAATACACACGAACCAGGAAAACTTTCTGGGTTTGCAGAATAAGCTGGAACAACTCGAGGACACGGCGAACAGGGAGAAATTCAAGGTGGAGGATCTGATCAAAGCCCGAGTCACTGCTGCCCTGCACATGGTgaaggaagaggagagcaggctgCTCAGAGAGCTGGAGGACCTTCACCACTCCAAAACCCAGAAAATCCAGGAGAGTTTGACCAAGACAGCAAATGTGATAAAGAGGATGAATGTGAGCAGTGATGTAGTGTCCCAGCTGCTGCGCTATGCCACGGATCAGGAAATCCTGAAGCTGCAGGCATTGATCAAATCAGGTCTTGACAAGCTTGGTGATGAAAAgccaacacacatgcacatggaGTACACAGTTATCGATTTCCAGCAGAGCTGTGTATTTCCAGAAAAGTTGCTGGGTAGATTGAAGATCACCAAAT tgaAATCTGAGTCCACTTCTGATGGACAGTCGACTAGTTCCAGTATTGCTGCATGTGATAATAAG GATGTGATCGAGACTTCAAAGTGTGATTTCAACAAAAGGAAATGTTCCATAGCTGAGGAAGCACAAACTTCCAAAAAACAGTGCCTGAACAAGGAGCCAAACACCAATGCCAAGGAAGTGTCCAATGCTAGCCAGAGCACTTCTCCTTACACAGAAAGTATCACGATCCTCACCGAGTCTGACAGCGAGGAACAGAGCACCGTGG TGGAACTGATACAAATAGATCCTGAAGATTCCAACTGA
- the LOC138761245 gene encoding protein PML-like isoform X2: protein MATEPGTSLMEYFHCGLCNSPLTSPKLLQCLHTFCASCLEREFKENEITCPICEMVTMEGFSSLQDNIFLSNLQNSLRKRQHIFANMELFCALCEGTTSAEFLCLECDKMLCNKCFHVHQMLMPDHKKKEHALSTLRKLNSDEFLKIVRRSKDLFCSIHDDQKINLYCSVCSKWLCVLCTILEHKEHNCITIQKHIAFQKSELQNTLAAIHTNQENFLGLQNKLEQLEDTANREKFKVEDLIKARVTAALHMVKEEESRLLRELEDLHHSKTQKIQESLTKTANVIKRMNVSSDVVSQLLRYATDQEILKLQALIKSGLDKLGDEKPTHMHMEYTVIDFQQSCVFPEKLLGRLKITKLKSESTSDGQSTSSSIAACDNKDVIETSKCDFNKRKCSIAEEAQTSKKQCLNKEPNTNAKEVSNASQSTSPYTESITILTESDSEEQSTVVELIQIDPEDSN from the exons atggccactgAGCCGGGAACAAGTCTAATGGAATATTTTCATTGCGGACTCTGCAACAGTCCATTGACCAGTCCGAAGCTCCTCCAGTGTCTTCATACCTTCTGTGCAAGTTGCTTGGAGCGTGAGTTCAAAGAAAATGAGATCACGTGTCCCATCTGCGAAATGGTGACCATGGAAGGTTTCTCTTCCCTGCAGgacaatatatttttgtcaaatTTGCAAAACAGCTTGAGAAAGAGGCAGCACATCTTTGCAAATATGGAACTGTTCTGTGCCTTGTGTGAGGGAACCACTTCTGCAGAGTTCCTGTGTCTGGAGTGTGACAAGATGCTGTGTAACAAGTGCTTCCACGTGCATCAGATGCTCATGCCAGATCACAAGAAGAAAGAGCACGCCTTGAGCACTTTGAGGAAGTTGAATTCAGATGAATTCTTGAAGATTGTGAGAAGATCGAAAGACCTCTTCTGCAGCATACATGATGATCAAAAAATTAA TCTATACTGCAGTGTTTGCTCGAAGTGGCTCTGTGTACTGTGTACGATTCTGGAACACAAGGAGCACAACTGCATTACCATACAAAAGCATATTGCCTTCCAGAAGAGTGAGCTGCAGAATACACTGGCTGCAATACACACGAACCAGGAAAACTTTCTGGGTTTGCAGAATAAGCTGGAACAACTCGAGGACACGGCGAACAGGGAGAAATTCAAGGTGGAGGATCTGATCAAAGCCCGAGTCACTGCTGCCCTGCACATGGTgaaggaagaggagagcaggctgCTCAGAGAGCTGGAGGACCTTCACCACTCCAAAACCCAGAAAATCCAGGAGAGTTTGACCAAGACAGCAAATGTGATAAAGAGGATGAATGTGAGCAGTGATGTAGTGTCCCAGCTGCTGCGCTATGCCACGGATCAGGAAATCCTGAAGCTGCAGGCATTGATCAAATCAGGTCTTGACAAGCTTGGTGATGAAAAgccaacacacatgcacatggaGTACACAGTTATCGATTTCCAGCAGAGCTGTGTATTTCCAGAAAAGTTGCTGGGTAGATTGAAGATCACCAAAT tgaAATCTGAGTCCACTTCTGATGGACAGTCGACTAGTTCCAGTATTGCTGCATGTGATAATAAG GATGTGATCGAGACTTCAAAGTGTGATTTCAACAAAAGGAAATGTTCCATAGCTGAGGAAGCACAAACTTCCAAAAAACAGTGCCTGAACAAGGAGCCAAACACCAATGCCAAGGAAGTGTCCAATGCTAGCCAGAGCACTTCTCCTTACACAGAAAGTATCACGATCCTCACCGAGTCTGACAGCGAGGAACAGAGCACCGTGG TGGAACTGATACAAATAGATCCTGAAGATTCCAACTGA